In Pseudomonas sp. MYb327, one DNA window encodes the following:
- a CDS encoding response regulator, which yields MTTILVVDDEYLIADILSFALEDEGFMVVTASNGRKGLEVLDRERPALVITDFMMPVMDGLEFAIAVRALPSNNYLPIILMSGAQAHIGMQRSDLFDAVLAKPFNIDLMIAEVRKLLSPN from the coding sequence ATGACCACCATCCTGGTCGTTGACGACGAGTATTTGATCGCTGACATTCTCAGTTTCGCGCTTGAGGATGAAGGGTTCATGGTGGTAACGGCCAGCAATGGTCGAAAAGGACTCGAAGTGCTGGATAGAGAACGGCCTGCCTTGGTCATTACCGACTTTATGATGCCGGTCATGGACGGCCTAGAATTCGCCATAGCTGTCCGGGCTCTTCCTTCCAACAATTATTTGCCGATCATCTTGATGAGTGGTGCTCAGGCGCACATAGGTATGCAGAGATCGGATCTGTTTGATGCGGTGTTGGCAAAGCCATTCAACATCGACTTGATGATTGCCGAAGTTAGAAAGCTCCTATCTCCTAATTAG
- a CDS encoding ATPase domain-containing protein: protein MVEKLKRLQSGIEGLDALLKGGLVEGASYIIQGRPGSGKTILANQLGFHHANNGGRVLVATLLAESHDRLFQFLSTLSFFDTAKVGVEIQFVSAFDTLENEGLDEVVKLLRREISRQKATVMVVDGLLNARSKADSPIDTKKFISELQGHAAFAGCTVLFLTSSRLDDGSPEHTMVDGVIEMGEELYGTRSVRRIQLRKTRGSGAMTGLHECEITEDGLVVYPRLESLYSHPSSPDSADMSRIASGIESLDDILGGGLHSSSVSLVIGPSGIGKTTLGLKFLAESTVEAPGLHFGFYESPQRLRLKGLSLGIDIKGMEDSGALSIAWQPTTEGLLDGLGARLLSLVEEKGIKRLFIDSLSGMTRVSTNPTRITDFFSALMNELRSRGVTVFASWEMRDLFGSEVSAPNSDLSSIVDNLMLMRFSENHYELSRTLSILKVRDSSYDPSRFEVVIRDQNVFLRKASRHEPSVPTESSPGSIS from the coding sequence ATTGTGGAAAAGCTAAAACGCCTTCAAAGCGGAATAGAAGGGCTCGACGCTCTGCTCAAGGGCGGGCTAGTCGAGGGGGCTTCATACATAATCCAAGGGCGCCCGGGGTCTGGAAAAACGATCCTCGCGAACCAGCTTGGGTTTCATCATGCGAACAATGGGGGGCGGGTTCTGGTCGCCACACTGTTGGCTGAATCGCATGACCGTCTTTTTCAGTTTCTTTCTACCCTTAGCTTTTTCGACACCGCCAAGGTCGGCGTCGAAATCCAGTTTGTCAGTGCTTTTGACACCTTGGAAAACGAAGGCCTGGATGAGGTAGTAAAGCTACTTCGACGCGAAATAAGCCGCCAGAAAGCCACGGTGATGGTCGTAGATGGTTTGCTCAATGCGCGTTCAAAAGCTGATTCGCCCATCGATACCAAGAAGTTTATCTCAGAGCTGCAAGGTCACGCCGCTTTCGCTGGTTGCACGGTGCTGTTTCTTACAAGCTCCCGCCTCGACGATGGCAGTCCTGAGCACACCATGGTTGATGGCGTAATTGAGATGGGCGAGGAACTATATGGCACCCGCTCAGTGCGTCGTATTCAGTTGCGAAAAACTCGCGGCAGCGGCGCAATGACCGGCCTCCATGAGTGTGAAATTACCGAAGATGGCTTGGTGGTTTACCCACGACTTGAAAGTCTCTATAGCCACCCGTCGTCTCCCGACAGCGCCGACATGTCGCGTATCGCCAGTGGCATTGAATCACTGGACGACATCTTGGGCGGTGGCCTGCACAGTTCCAGTGTGTCTCTGGTAATAGGCCCGTCCGGGATCGGTAAAACAACACTGGGCCTCAAGTTTCTGGCCGAATCTACTGTGGAGGCGCCGGGCCTACATTTTGGCTTCTACGAAAGTCCACAGCGGCTGCGACTTAAAGGCCTGTCACTGGGCATCGATATTAAGGGTATGGAAGACAGCGGCGCGCTGAGCATTGCTTGGCAGCCTACTACTGAAGGCCTGCTGGATGGGTTGGGTGCACGACTTCTGAGTCTCGTTGAAGAAAAGGGCATCAAGCGCCTGTTCATCGATAGCCTGAGCGGCATGACACGAGTCTCGACAAATCCGACGCGGATTACTGACTTCTTCAGTGCGCTGATGAACGAGCTGCGATCCAGGGGTGTTACGGTATTTGCATCATGGGAAATGCGCGATCTATTTGGCTCCGAGGTCAGCGCACCGAACTCCGACCTGTCTAGCATCGTCGACAACCTGATGCTAATGCGGTTTTCTGAGAATCACTATGAACTAAGCAGGACGCTTTCCATTCTTAAAGTACGAGACAGCTCTTACGACCCTTCGCGATTTGAGGTCGTGATCCGTGATCAAAATGTTTTCCTGAGAAAGGCTTCAAGACATGAACCATCAGTCCCCACTGAGTCATCTCCAGGTTCAATTTCTTAA
- a CDS encoding DUF4946 domain-containing protein has translation MIRICKTLFVLACVFSMIASAHADAPVMTWPVGWQVEEVPQGDASSPVNRQRAVKNDQDGSPVMVMELTITQVESGHQVNLEGVLLEMRKSVQKDFFQGGYQSACNRIHPTTLSRLSALETTCTITQNGRHVLSQTLVAAVDADKAYVLSYAGQAEAYKASQDEIEAARNGLKL, from the coding sequence ATGATTCGGATCTGTAAAACGTTGTTTGTCTTGGCCTGTGTGTTTTCAATGATTGCCAGCGCTCACGCCGATGCGCCGGTTATGACGTGGCCTGTTGGCTGGCAGGTGGAAGAGGTTCCGCAAGGTGATGCCAGTTCCCCGGTGAATCGCCAGCGCGCAGTGAAAAACGATCAGGACGGTTCACCGGTGATGGTCATGGAGTTGACCATAACCCAGGTTGAAAGCGGTCATCAGGTGAACCTGGAAGGCGTGCTGCTGGAAATGCGCAAGTCGGTGCAAAAAGACTTCTTTCAAGGTGGTTATCAAAGTGCCTGCAACCGCATTCACCCGACAACCTTAAGCCGCTTATCAGCGCTGGAAACTACCTGCACCATCACGCAAAACGGCCGTCATGTGCTTTCGCAAACATTGGTCGCAGCTGTGGATGCGGATAAAGCCTACGTTCTTTCGTACGCCGGGCAGGCTGAAGCTTACAAGGCCAGTCAGGATGAAATAGAGGCTGCACGCAACGGCTTGAAACTTTAG